Proteins encoded by one window of Cylindrospermum stagnale PCC 7417:
- a CDS encoding aldo/keto reductase, translated as MRDQISLDQGIGIIPWSPLARGFLAGNRQKEGFGETVRAKTDEFAHNLYYQESDFQIVDRVVELAQKRGVKPAQIALAWLLQQPGVTAPIIGASKIEHLKDAVEAVDLLLSDDERQLLESPYKPHPILGHQ; from the coding sequence ATTCGGGATCAAATATCTCTAGATCAAGGAATTGGCATCATTCCCTGGAGTCCACTAGCGCGGGGTTTTCTGGCTGGAAATCGGCAAAAAGAAGGCTTCGGCGAAACCGTGCGGGCTAAAACCGATGAATTTGCTCATAATCTCTACTACCAAGAGTCGGATTTTCAAATAGTTGATCGCGTTGTGGAATTAGCCCAAAAACGTGGTGTGAAACCAGCACAAATTGCCCTAGCTTGGCTATTGCAGCAACCAGGTGTAACTGCTCCCATCATCGGTGCTAGTAAGATAGAACATCTCAAAGATGCTGTTGAGGCAGTGGATTTGCTGCTTTCTGATGATGAGCGCCAGTTGCTAGAATCACCCTACAAACCCCATCCCATCTTAGGACATCAGTAG